From the Hevea brasiliensis isolate MT/VB/25A 57/8 chromosome 15, ASM3005281v1, whole genome shotgun sequence genome, one window contains:
- the LOC110641319 gene encoding oleosin 18.2 kDa-like, which yields MADRSPPHQVQVHPQLRYDPGYKRQQKVPSASKVLVVVTLLPLGGGLLALAGLTLVGTLIGLAITTPLFLIFSPVLVPAAFVLALAVVAFLSSGAFGLTGMTSLSWVLQYLRQATQAMPEQLDQAKKRMQDMAGYVGQKTKEMGQEIQKKAHEGK from the coding sequence ATGGCTGATCGTTCACCGCCACACCAAGTTCAGGTGCACCCACAGCTCCGATATGATCCTGGCTACAAGCGTCAACAGAAGGTTCCTTCAGCATCCAAAGTGCTGGTGGTGGTCACCCTTCTCCCCCTCGGTGGTGGACTTCTTGCACTTGCGGGTCTAACCCTAGTTGGTACCCTCATCGGCCTAGCTATTACCACCCCTCTTTTTTTAATCTTCAGCCCCGTTCTTGTTCCCGCTGCTTTTGTCCTTGCGCTAGCTGTGGTGGCGTTTTTGTCTTCTGGGGCTTTTGGGCTGACGGGGATGACATCGCTGTCGTGGGTGTTACAGTACCTCCGGCAGGCCACGCAAGCCATGCCGGAGCAGCTAGACCAGGCAAAGAAGCGCATGCAGGATATGGCTGGTTATGTGGGACAGAAGACTAAGGAAATGGGGCAAGAAATCCAGAAGAAGGCACACGAAGGGAAATGA
- the LOC110641312 gene encoding monodehydroascorbate reductase 4, peroxisomal isoform X1 translates to MGRAFVYVILGGGVAAGYAALEFTRRGVSQGELCIISEEPVPPYERPALSKGYLLPEAPARLPSFHTCVGANEERLTPKWYKEHGIELVLGTRVKSADVKRKTLLTAAGETISYKILIIATDTYLQALKLEEFGVSGSNAENVCYLRDLADADRLVNVMQSCAGGNAVVIGGGYIGMECAASLVINKINVTMVFPEAHFMARLFTPKIASYYEDYYKSKGVKFIKGTVLSSFDMDSNGKVTAVNLRDGSRLPVDMVVVGIGIRPNTSLFEGQLTLEKGGIKVNGRMRTSNSSVYAVGDVAAFPVQLFGETRRLEHVDSARKSARHAVAAIMEPNKTDDFDYLPFFYSRVFTLSWQFYGDNAGEVVHFGDYSGSTIGAYWVSKGHLVGSFLEGGSKEDYEAIAKATKLKPAIEDLTELERQGLGFALTVSKNHLTSPTGNVGGSSLILEKPLYAWHATAGVIVAASVAAFAYWYGRRRRRW, encoded by the exons TCTGCATCATCTCTGAGGAACCT GTTCCTCCATATGAGAGACCTGCACTAAGCAAAGGGTATTTACTTCCAGAAG CTCCAGCACGCCTTCCATCATTTCACACTTGTGTTGGAGCTAATGAGGAAAGATTGACTCCAAAATGGTATAAAGAGCATG GAATTGAATTGGTCCTTGGAACTCGAGTCAAGTCTGCTGATGTGAAGCGCAAGACACTACTGACTGCAGCTGGAGAAACTATAAGCTACAAGATTCTTATCATTGCAACAG aCACTTATTTGCAGGCTTTGAAGCTTGAAGAATTTGGAGTGAGTGGATCAAATGCTGAAAATGTTTGTTATTTACGAGATTTAGCAGATGCAGACAGGCTTGTTAATGTGATGCAATCATGTGCTGGTGGGAATGCTGTTGTCATTGGTGGTGGCTACATTGGAATGGAGTGTGCTGCATCTTTGGTAATCAATAAAATCAATGTGACTATGGTTTTCCCTGAAGCACATTTCA TGGCCCGATTGTTTACACCCAAGATTGCTAGTTATTATGAAGATTATTACAAATCTAAAGGAGTAAAATTCATCAAGGGAACTGTCTTGTCATCTTTTGATATGGATTCCAATGGAAAG GTCACAGCTGTTAATCTTAGAGATGGAAGTCGGCTACCTGTAGACATGGTTGTGGTAGGAATTGGAATACGTCCAAACACAAGCCTCTTTGAAGGTCAACTCACTTTGGAGAAGGGTGGGATCAAAGTGAATGGGAGAATGCGGACAAGCAACAGCTCAGTCTATGCTGTAGGAGATGTTGCAGCATTTCCGGTCCAACTATTTGGTGAAACACGTAGGCTTGAGCATGTTGACTCAGCTCGAAAATCAGCAAGACACGCTGTAGCAGCAATAATGGAACCAAATAAAACAGATGACTTTGACTACCTGCCATTTTTCTATTCCAGGGTCTTCACGCTGTCTTGGCAGTTTTATGGGGACAATGCAGGGGAAGTAGTGCATTTTGGGGATTACTCTGGAAGTACAATTGGAGCTTACTGGGTAAGCAAAGGTCATCTTGTTGGGTCATTCCTTGAAGGAGGAAGCAAAGAAGATTATGAAGCTATAGCCAAGGCCACCAAACTTAAGCCGGCAATCGAGGACTTGACTGAGCTGGAAAGGCAGGGTTTGGGCTTTGCATTGACAGTTAGTAAGAACCATCTTACTTCTCCCACCGGTAATGTCGGTGGTTCTAGCCTCATTCTGGAAAAACCATTGTATGCTTGGCATGCAACGGCAGGCGTTATTGTGGCTGCATCAGTAGCTGCATTTGCATATTGGTACGGAAGAAGGCGCAGGAGGTGGTGA
- the LOC110641312 gene encoding monodehydroascorbate reductase 4, peroxisomal isoform X2, whose translation MGRAFVYVILGGGVAAGYAALEFTRRGVSQGELCIISEEPVPPYERPALSKGYLLPEAPARLPSFHTCVGANEERLTPKWYKEHGIELVLGTRVKSADVKRKTLLTAAGETISYKILIIATGARALKLEEFGVSGSNAENVCYLRDLADADRLVNVMQSCAGGNAVVIGGGYIGMECAASLVINKINVTMVFPEAHFMARLFTPKIASYYEDYYKSKGVKFIKGTVLSSFDMDSNGKVTAVNLRDGSRLPVDMVVVGIGIRPNTSLFEGQLTLEKGGIKVNGRMRTSNSSVYAVGDVAAFPVQLFGETRRLEHVDSARKSARHAVAAIMEPNKTDDFDYLPFFYSRVFTLSWQFYGDNAGEVVHFGDYSGSTIGAYWVSKGHLVGSFLEGGSKEDYEAIAKATKLKPAIEDLTELERQGLGFALTVSKNHLTSPTGNVGGSSLILEKPLYAWHATAGVIVAASVAAFAYWYGRRRRRW comes from the exons TCTGCATCATCTCTGAGGAACCT GTTCCTCCATATGAGAGACCTGCACTAAGCAAAGGGTATTTACTTCCAGAAG CTCCAGCACGCCTTCCATCATTTCACACTTGTGTTGGAGCTAATGAGGAAAGATTGACTCCAAAATGGTATAAAGAGCATG GAATTGAATTGGTCCTTGGAACTCGAGTCAAGTCTGCTGATGTGAAGCGCAAGACACTACTGACTGCAGCTGGAGAAACTATAAGCTACAAGATTCTTATCATTGCAACAGGTGCTCGG GCTTTGAAGCTTGAAGAATTTGGAGTGAGTGGATCAAATGCTGAAAATGTTTGTTATTTACGAGATTTAGCAGATGCAGACAGGCTTGTTAATGTGATGCAATCATGTGCTGGTGGGAATGCTGTTGTCATTGGTGGTGGCTACATTGGAATGGAGTGTGCTGCATCTTTGGTAATCAATAAAATCAATGTGACTATGGTTTTCCCTGAAGCACATTTCA TGGCCCGATTGTTTACACCCAAGATTGCTAGTTATTATGAAGATTATTACAAATCTAAAGGAGTAAAATTCATCAAGGGAACTGTCTTGTCATCTTTTGATATGGATTCCAATGGAAAG GTCACAGCTGTTAATCTTAGAGATGGAAGTCGGCTACCTGTAGACATGGTTGTGGTAGGAATTGGAATACGTCCAAACACAAGCCTCTTTGAAGGTCAACTCACTTTGGAGAAGGGTGGGATCAAAGTGAATGGGAGAATGCGGACAAGCAACAGCTCAGTCTATGCTGTAGGAGATGTTGCAGCATTTCCGGTCCAACTATTTGGTGAAACACGTAGGCTTGAGCATGTTGACTCAGCTCGAAAATCAGCAAGACACGCTGTAGCAGCAATAATGGAACCAAATAAAACAGATGACTTTGACTACCTGCCATTTTTCTATTCCAGGGTCTTCACGCTGTCTTGGCAGTTTTATGGGGACAATGCAGGGGAAGTAGTGCATTTTGGGGATTACTCTGGAAGTACAATTGGAGCTTACTGGGTAAGCAAAGGTCATCTTGTTGGGTCATTCCTTGAAGGAGGAAGCAAAGAAGATTATGAAGCTATAGCCAAGGCCACCAAACTTAAGCCGGCAATCGAGGACTTGACTGAGCTGGAAAGGCAGGGTTTGGGCTTTGCATTGACAGTTAGTAAGAACCATCTTACTTCTCCCACCGGTAATGTCGGTGGTTCTAGCCTCATTCTGGAAAAACCATTGTATGCTTGGCATGCAACGGCAGGCGTTATTGTGGCTGCATCAGTAGCTGCATTTGCATATTGGTACGGAAGAAGGCGCAGGAGGTGGTGA